One part of the Pecten maximus chromosome 1, xPecMax1.1, whole genome shotgun sequence genome encodes these proteins:
- the LOC117329354 gene encoding meiotic recombination protein DMC1/LIM15 homolog, which produces MESEDQVVEEVLENEDDDESLFQDIDMLQNHGINVADIKKLKQAGICTIKGIQMTTKKRLCNIKGISEAKMEKIKEASGKLSDAGFLTALEYSDKRKQVFRISTGSQEFDKLVGGGLESMSITEAFGEFRTGKTQLSHTLCVTTQLPGANGYTGGKVMFIDTENTFRPDRLRAIADRFNLDESAVLDNVLYARAYTSEHQFELLDFVAAKFYEEPGVFKLLIIDSIMALFRVDFSGRGELADRQQRLAQMLSRLQKISEEYNVAVFVTNQMTADPGATMSFQADPKKPIGGNILAHASTTRLSLRKGRGENRIAKIYDSPDLPENEATYAITAGGIADAKE; this is translated from the exons AACGTAGCAGACATCAAAAAATTAAAGCAGGCGGGAATATGTACAATCAAA GGAATTCAAATGACAACGAAGAAGAGACTTTGTAACATCAAAGGAATTTCGGAAGCGAAGATGGAAAAGATAAAAGAAGCTTCAGGAAAACTCAGT gATGCCGGATTTCTAACTGCGCTTGAGTATTCCGATAAAAGAAAACAGGTCTTCAGAATTTCTACAGGCAGTCAAGAATTTGA CAAACTTGTTGGTGGTGGACTAGAAAGCATGTCTATAACAGAGGCTTTTGGGGAATTTCGCACAGGGAAAACACAACTATCGCATACATTATGTG TCACAACTCAACTGCCAGGCGCCAATGGTTATACCGGAGGAAAAGTAATGTTTATTGATACAGAGAATACCTT TCGCCCAGATAGACTGCGAGCAATTGCTGACCGATTTAACTTGGATGAAAGCGCAGTTTTAGATAACGTTCTATATGCAAGAGCATATACAA GTGAACACCAATTTGAACTGCTAGACTTTGTGGCTGCGAAGTTCTATGAAGAGCCTGGCGTCTTCAAACTTCTG ATCATTGATTCCATAATGGCTCTCTTTAGAGTGGATTTCAGTGGCAGAGGTGAACTTGCTGATAGACAACAAAGGCTTGCCCAAATGTTGTCGAGATTACAGAAAATATCCGAAG AGTACAATGTAGCAGTATTTGTTACAAATCAGATGACAGCTGATCCAGGAGCGACGATGTC ATTTCAAGCTGATCCAAAGAAGCCCATTGGAGGAAACATATTGGCGCATGCATCAACAACAAGACTTAGTCTACGGAAAGGAAGAGGAGAAAATAGAATAGCAAAGATATATGATAG CCCTGATTTGCCTGAGAATGAAGCAACGTATGCCATAACAGCAGGTGGTATTGCTGATGCAAAGGAATGA
- the LOC117329335 gene encoding long-chain-fatty-acid--CoA ligase 1-like, producing MLKKTMDCFGHGGGAMVGAATALTAAAATYYLATRAEPMVTSVDLQNQSLIMKDGSRCSHFMKDGKQMEVLYEDVKTTYDCFQRGLRVSNNGPCLGARTGPSKEYEWLSYQQVYDRAIAFGSGLLDVGLRASNDEFVGFYSMNRIEYVVAEQASIMFSMVSVPLYDTLGTTACSFIINQIGITHVVCDKAEKANTLLVSVEKTPSLKCIILIEELTADLVEQAAAANIDIKEFSAIEKLGQTKLQEPKPPLPKDLATVCYTSGTTGDPKGVMLSHQNLISNMSAVAYTALKGVTVTPQDVHLSYLPMAHVFERGMQIVSFMHGAQVGFSRGDVKLLTEDLQALKPTIFITVPRLLNRIYDKILLSVQGSKLKSTLLNLALYAKTSEIKRGVVRRDSIWDQLVFKKVQQTVGGRVKIIITGSAPLGSKVLDFVRASFGCLVLEGYGQTEAAAGITFNVPGETEAGHVGCPLPCNLVKVVDVPEMDYFAADGKGEICAKGDNVFVGYYKNPEKTAETMDADGWLHTGDIGEWLPNGALRIIDRKKNIFKLAQGEYVAAEKIENVYMRSEYVAQAFVEGDSLKPYLMGVIVPDIEVVPAWAAKEGLPTNMEELCSCQELKDVILQDITNVGKSMGLKSFEQVKDIHLHPEPFSMDNNLLTPTFKNKRPNLRKFFKSEITQLYEKHETTS from the exons ATGCTCAAGAAGACGATGGATTGTTTTGGACACGGTGGTGGAGCTATGGTGGGGGCTGCCACTGCACTGACTGCAGCAGCCGCCACATACTACCTGGCTACTCGGGCAGAACCAATGGTCACTTCTGTCGACCTACAGAACCAGTCGCTTATAATGAAG GACGGCTCAAGATGTTCCCATTTTATGAAGGATGGAAAACAAATGGAAGTGCTGTATGAAGATGTTAAAACTACATATGACTGTTTCCAAAGAGGACTTCGAGTGTCGA ACAATGGGCCGTGCTTGGGAGCAAGGACTGGTCCGTCTAAGGAGTACGAATGGCTGTCATACCAACAG GTGTACGACCGAGCGATCGCCTTTGGGTCGGGACTGCTAGATGTGGGATTACGGGCAAGCAATGACGAATTCGTGGGGTTTTATAGCATGAACAGGATTGag TATGTGGTGGCAGAGCAGGCGAGCATCATGTTCTCCATGGTTTCTGTTCCCCTCTATGATACCCTTGGTACCACAGCGTGCAGCTTTATCATTAACCAGA TTGGTATTACCCATGTGGTATGTGACAAGGCAGAAAAGGCGAATACACTTCTGGTCAGTGTAGAGAAAACCCCGAGTCTCAAGTGTATCATTCTGATAGAGGAGCTGACAGCGGACCTGGTGGAACAAGCTGCTGCAGCTAACATCGACATCAAAGAATTCAGTGCCATAGAg AAACTTGGACAGACGAAACTACAAGAACCTAAG CCTCCCCTTCCCAAAGACTTGGCAACTGTTTGCTACACAAGTGGAACTACAG GTGATCCTAAAGGTGTAATGCTTTCACACCAAAATCTGATCAGCAACATGTCAGCTGTGGCGTATACAGCACTG AAAGGTGTGACTGTGACACCACAGGACGTACATTTATCCTACCTTCCAATGGCACATGTGTTTGAGAGGGGCATGCAG ATTGTATCATTTATGCACGGTGCTCAAGTCGGATTCTCGAGGGGCGATGTGAAATTGCTTACAGAGGACCTCCAAGCCCTAAAACCAACAATATTCATCACTGTACCACGGCTTCTCAACCGCATTTACGACAAG ATATTGTTAAGTGTTCAGGGAAGTAAACTCAAATCAACATTGCTTAACTTGGCGCTGTATGCAAAAACTAGTGAAATAAAAAG AGGTGTGGTTAGGAGGGACAGCATATGGGATCAGCTGGTATTTAAAAAGGTCCAGCAAACTGTTGGAGGCCGAGTGAAGATAATCATCACTGGCTCAGCTCCACTTGGAAGCAAGGTTTTAGACTTTGTGAGGGCGTCATTTGGATGTTTG GTATTAGAAGGATATGGACAGACTGAGGCAGCAGCTGGAATTACATTTAATGTGCCAGGGGAGACTGAAGCAG GTCATGTTGGTTGTCCGTTGCCATGTAACTTGGTCAAAGTTGTCGATGTTCCGGAGATGGACTACTTTGCTGCTGACGGAAAAGGAGAA ATTTGTGCGAAAGGAGACAACGTGTTTGTTGGCTACTACAAAAATCCAGAGAAGACGGCAGAAACTATGGACGCAGATGGGTGGCTCCACACAGGAGACATCGGTGAATGGCTGCCT AATGGAGCTTTACGGATCATTGAcagaaagaaaaatatattcaaattagCACAG GGTGAATACGTGGCAGCAGAGAAGattgaaaatgtatacatgaggaGTGAATACGTCGCACAGGCGTTTGTTGAAGGGGATAGTTTAAAA ccATACTTGATGGGTGTAATCGTGCCAGACATTGAAGTTGTACCTGCTTGGGCCGCAAAAGAAGGCCTACCTACAAACATGGAAGAGCTTTGTAGCTGTCAG gaaCTGAAAGATGTGATACTACAAGATATAACCAATGTCGGTAAATCCATGGGACTGAAATCTTTTGAGCAG GTAAAAGATATCCATCTTCATCCGGAACCATTTTCAATGGACAACAACTTACTCACGCCAACTTTCAAAAACAAGAGACCAAATCTGCGGAAATTCTTCAAGTCCGAgatcacacaactgtatgaAAAACATGAAACCACATCGTGA